The following are from one region of the Chromobacterium phragmitis genome:
- a CDS encoding cysteine hydrolase family protein — protein sequence MKTALLTLDYIIDIMHPQGRVARCAGHAAERAVIAEANRAIALARARGWPVIHVKVGFSSSYVEMPQGSAMFSRAQELQALNLQGDGTAFHPELDVRPEDAIVAKHRVSPFYATGLEAVLRAQRIERLVVAGVSSTWAVQAAARDAHDRDYRVLVLEPACAAASEEEHQMSMRQLATIAGIVTQEQLEAL from the coding sequence ATGAAAACCGCATTGCTGACGCTGGACTACATCATCGACATCATGCATCCGCAAGGCCGGGTGGCGCGTTGCGCCGGCCACGCCGCCGAGCGCGCCGTGATCGCCGAGGCCAACCGCGCGATCGCGCTGGCGCGCGCGCGCGGCTGGCCGGTGATTCATGTCAAGGTTGGCTTTTCGTCGTCCTATGTGGAAATGCCGCAGGGATCGGCCATGTTCAGCCGCGCGCAAGAGTTGCAGGCGTTGAATCTGCAGGGTGACGGCACCGCCTTCCATCCTGAGCTGGACGTGCGTCCGGAGGACGCGATAGTCGCCAAGCATCGGGTCAGCCCCTTCTACGCCACCGGCCTGGAAGCAGTATTGCGCGCGCAGCGCATCGAGCGGCTGGTGGTGGCCGGCGTCAGCAGCACCTGGGCGGTGCAGGCCGCCGCGCGCGACGCGCACGACCGCGACTACCGCGTGCTGGTGCTGGAGCCCGCCTGCGCGGCGGCCAGCGAGGAGGAGCACCAGATGTCGATGCGGCAACTGGCTACCATCGCCGGCATCGTCACGCAGGAGCAGTTGGAGGCGTTGTGA
- a CDS encoding MarR family winged helix-turn-helix transcriptional regulator, whose amino-acid sequence MKEATRLRQQLMAMTRRLRSQGSKDTLSFGLLTVLGAIDRAGGDITPTELARRESLRSSNLASALRELDASGLIRRTQDPDDGRRVRVGLSEAGAAALRRNRQLRDGWLQRSLQGLSAEERELLRRAGELLERLAAADED is encoded by the coding sequence ATGAAAGAAGCGACTCGTTTGCGTCAGCAACTGATGGCCATGACGCGCCGGCTGCGCAGCCAGGGCAGCAAGGACACGTTGTCTTTCGGGCTGTTGACGGTGCTGGGCGCGATCGACCGCGCCGGCGGCGACATCACGCCGACCGAGTTGGCGCGCCGCGAGAGCCTGCGCTCGTCCAACCTGGCCAGCGCGCTGCGCGAACTGGACGCTTCCGGCCTGATCCGCCGCACTCAGGACCCGGACGACGGCCGCCGGGTGCGGGTCGGGCTGTCCGAAGCGGGCGCGGCCGCGCTGCGGCGCAACCGCCAACTGCGCGACGGCTGGCTGCAGCGGTCGTTGCAAGGGCTGAGCGCCGAGGAGCGGGAACTGCTGCGGCGGGCAGGCGAGTTGCTGGAGCGGCTCGCCGCAGCAGATGAGGACTGA
- a CDS encoding translocation/assembly module TamB domain-containing protein has product MSDKHIPMNEAPEQAPTPPRRPRRWRVFFGALALFFALLLAALGWLSASPAGFAWALHGAGRLSGGLFSVGAVEGSLWQGFALRDVRVRSAGDDVDIESLKLDWQPAALWRGKLDIDRLALGHVRVLSRPKPEEKPTPLEAPRSLALPLQVRVGELSLASLTLEPAQLNVYRLQAGYDYDGGHHRLQLRRLETPWGGVDAGLELASASPFALSGQLAAHGELEQVAVRARLKLSGDLLKPAFSGQMDGKGLSVELSGAARPFDANPFNRLARLDARVGNINPQAILPSWPKGRLSFAVFAEPDAGQRVKGGLTLINTEPGALSAHKLPLSLLVGQFRADDKALELYDSHAEAAGGRVDLSGEVKPGAIKLAADLRGVALRQLHEAAPDEAIGGRISVEGAPSSPRVAAQLKGRQLSADALLELAEGKQQALLLKKLELGTGGGAISVNGKLGLSGRQLFELNGTLTRADPSRLQPSLPKGDLNATLKMAGQLAEPLEVGAKLQFAPSRLSGAPLSGSANVLLDQRRLKQLLMDIRLADNRLQANGSYGVAGDKLKLAINAPNLSLLGPGFAGTIQGQGELAGVPKAPLLNAKLQADKLKLPGGVALQSLQFAGNIKADQSSPFQLSLDVAALQAGGVRAEQLRARASGTRARHGLQLDGRFRVDELNYGLALAASGGLTDAGGWQGSVQKLDLSGKPGLSLQAPAALQLGADGMVKLGAARLALLGGSLSLADFTRQANGALSSHGNARGIRLAELGPLLKLPVEHNLQFDADWGLSPSGQGQLALWRSGGDALLPQSKGRPVPLGLKAARVDLDLDGRRLAFKLNLDSRFAQAQGQGSLPWNGGHIDGRTPVSGTLRASLPALSTLAELSGPGLELGGQLHASLDLSGPLAAPQALGQIRGEQLKFADRRTGVALGDGTLQARIDGRRLTLQQLRFVSGKGDVTASGSLDLSDDLPDARIKVALQSFSVFDRPGRRLVVSGQSELAFVGGKLSLVGRIRADQGRIGLPKLGAPDLSGDVVVVGRQPPEPSAFASMPLTVALDLDLGDRFRFTGQGLDVELSGLVHVSANPGEAPAARGQVRVVKGRYKAYGQDLDIAFGVITFNGPLDNPLLNVQAKRRLSPVGAGVEVSGSVAAPKVRLTSDEPMAEKDRLAWLVLGRAASGDRDNNDLAASAGMMLAGSINDHIGLFDDLGVSSRKEKTLSNGTVSPAEQVVTVGRQLTRELYLGYEYGISSADQAVKLAYQLSKGWSVILRAGTAMSAESRYTLRFD; this is encoded by the coding sequence ATGAGCGACAAGCACATTCCCATGAACGAGGCGCCGGAGCAGGCGCCCACTCCCCCGCGCCGGCCGCGCCGCTGGCGCGTTTTCTTCGGCGCGCTGGCGCTGTTTTTCGCGCTGCTGCTGGCCGCGCTGGGCTGGCTCAGCGCCAGCCCGGCCGGCTTCGCCTGGGCGCTGCACGGCGCCGGCCGCCTCAGCGGCGGCCTGTTCAGCGTCGGCGCGGTAGAGGGCTCGCTGTGGCAAGGCTTCGCCTTGCGCGACGTCCGGGTCCGCAGCGCCGGCGACGACGTGGACATCGAATCGTTGAAGCTGGATTGGCAGCCGGCGGCGCTGTGGCGCGGCAAGCTGGACATCGACCGGCTGGCGCTGGGCCATGTGCGGGTGCTGAGCCGGCCCAAGCCCGAGGAGAAGCCGACGCCGCTGGAGGCGCCGCGTTCGCTGGCCCTGCCGCTCCAGGTGCGGGTGGGCGAGCTGTCGCTGGCCAGCCTGACGCTGGAGCCGGCCCAGCTCAATGTGTACCGGCTGCAAGCCGGCTATGACTACGACGGCGGGCACCATCGGTTGCAGCTGCGGCGGCTGGAGACGCCATGGGGCGGCGTCGACGCAGGCCTGGAGCTGGCGTCGGCGTCGCCGTTCGCGCTGTCCGGCCAGTTGGCCGCTCATGGCGAACTGGAGCAGGTGGCGGTACGGGCCAGGCTGAAGCTGTCAGGCGATCTGCTCAAGCCGGCCTTCAGCGGCCAGATGGACGGCAAGGGGCTCAGCGTGGAGCTGTCCGGCGCCGCGCGTCCGTTCGACGCCAATCCGTTCAACCGGCTGGCGCGGCTGGATGCCCGGGTCGGCAACATCAATCCGCAGGCCATCCTGCCGTCCTGGCCGAAGGGCAGGCTCAGCTTCGCGGTGTTCGCCGAGCCGGACGCCGGCCAGCGGGTCAAGGGCGGGCTGACCCTGATCAACACCGAGCCCGGCGCGCTGTCGGCGCACAAGCTGCCGCTATCGCTGCTGGTGGGGCAGTTCCGAGCCGACGACAAGGCGCTGGAGCTGTACGACAGCCATGCCGAAGCGGCCGGCGGGCGGGTGGATCTGTCCGGCGAAGTCAAGCCGGGCGCGATCAAGCTGGCGGCTGACCTGCGCGGGGTGGCTTTGCGCCAGTTGCATGAGGCCGCGCCGGATGAGGCGATAGGCGGCAGGATCTCCGTTGAGGGCGCGCCGAGCTCGCCGCGCGTCGCCGCGCAACTGAAGGGCCGGCAACTGAGCGCCGACGCGCTGCTGGAGTTGGCCGAGGGCAAGCAGCAGGCCTTGCTGCTGAAAAAGCTGGAGCTGGGCACCGGCGGCGGCGCGATCAGCGTCAACGGCAAGCTGGGCCTGTCCGGCCGCCAGCTGTTCGAATTGAACGGCACGCTGACCCGCGCCGATCCGTCCAGGCTGCAGCCCAGCCTGCCCAAGGGCGACCTGAACGCCACCCTGAAAATGGCCGGCCAATTGGCCGAGCCGCTGGAAGTGGGCGCCAAGCTGCAATTCGCGCCCAGCCGGCTGTCCGGCGCGCCGCTGTCCGGCAGCGCCAACGTGTTGTTGGATCAGCGCCGTTTGAAGCAACTGCTGATGGACATCCGCCTGGCGGACAACCGGCTGCAGGCCAATGGCAGCTACGGGGTCGCCGGCGACAAGCTGAAGCTGGCGATCAACGCGCCGAATCTGTCGCTGCTGGGGCCAGGCTTCGCCGGCACCATCCAGGGCCAGGGCGAGCTGGCGGGCGTGCCCAAGGCGCCGCTGCTCAATGCCAAGCTGCAGGCCGACAAGCTCAAGCTGCCGGGCGGCGTGGCGCTGCAGTCGCTGCAATTCGCCGGCAACATCAAGGCCGATCAATCCAGCCCCTTCCAGCTCAGCCTGGACGTGGCGGCGCTGCAGGCCGGCGGCGTGCGCGCCGAACAGCTGCGCGCCCGCGCGTCCGGCACCCGCGCCCGCCACGGTTTGCAGCTGGATGGCCGCTTCCGCGTCGACGAACTCAATTACGGGCTGGCGCTGGCGGCCAGCGGCGGGTTGACCGATGCCGGCGGTTGGCAAGGCAGCGTGCAGAAACTGGACCTGAGCGGCAAGCCGGGGCTCAGCCTGCAGGCCCCGGCCGCGCTGCAGCTAGGCGCGGACGGCATGGTGAAGCTGGGCGCGGCCCGGCTGGCCTTGCTGGGCGGCAGCCTGAGTCTGGCGGACTTCACCCGCCAGGCCAATGGCGCGCTCAGCAGCCACGGCAACGCGCGCGGCATCCGGCTGGCCGAGCTGGGACCGTTGCTGAAGCTGCCGGTGGAACACAACCTGCAATTCGACGCCGACTGGGGGCTGTCGCCGTCCGGCCAGGGGCAACTGGCGCTGTGGCGCAGCGGCGGCGACGCGCTGCTGCCGCAGAGCAAGGGCCGGCCGGTGCCGCTGGGCTTGAAGGCCGCGCGGGTGGACCTGGACCTGGATGGCCGCCGGCTGGCGTTCAAGCTCAACCTGGACAGCCGCTTCGCCCAGGCGCAGGGCCAGGGCAGCCTGCCGTGGAACGGCGGCCATATCGACGGCCGCACGCCCGTGTCCGGCACGCTGCGCGCCAGCCTGCCGGCCTTGTCCACGCTGGCTGAATTGTCCGGCCCGGGCTTGGAGCTGGGCGGCCAGCTGCATGCCAGCCTTGATCTGAGCGGCCCGTTGGCGGCGCCGCAGGCGCTGGGCCAGATTCGCGGCGAGCAACTGAAGTTCGCCGACCGCCGCACCGGCGTCGCGTTGGGCGACGGCACGCTGCAAGCCCGCATCGACGGCCGCAGGCTGACGCTGCAGCAACTGCGCTTCGTCAGCGGCAAAGGCGATGTCACCGCCAGCGGCTCGCTGGACCTCAGCGACGATTTGCCGGATGCGCGGATCAAGGTGGCGCTGCAAAGCTTCAGCGTATTCGACCGGCCGGGACGCCGGCTGGTGGTGTCTGGCCAGAGCGAGCTGGCCTTCGTCGGCGGCAAGTTGTCCTTGGTCGGCCGAATCCGGGCCGATCAGGGCCGCATCGGCCTGCCCAAGCTGGGCGCGCCCGATTTGAGTGGCGATGTGGTGGTGGTGGGGCGGCAGCCGCCCGAGCCTTCGGCCTTCGCCAGCATGCCGCTGACGGTGGCGTTGGATCTGGATTTGGGCGACCGCTTCCGCTTCACCGGCCAGGGTCTGGACGTGGAGCTGTCCGGTCTGGTGCATGTCAGCGCCAATCCGGGCGAAGCGCCGGCGGCGCGAGGCCAGGTCCGGGTGGTCAAGGGGCGTTACAAGGCCTATGGGCAGGATCTGGACATCGCCTTCGGCGTGATCACCTTTAACGGACCTCTGGACAATCCCCTGCTCAACGTTCAAGCCAAACGCCGGCTGTCGCCGGTGGGCGCGGGCGTCGAGGTCAGCGGTTCGGTGGCGGCCCCGAAAGTGAGGCTGACCAGCGACGAGCCGATGGCGGAAAAGGACAGGCTGGCCTGGCTGGTGTTGGGCCGGGCCGCTAGCGGCGACCGCGACAACAACGACCTGGCCGCCTCGGCCGGCATGATGCTGGCCGGCTCGATCAACGACCACATCGGCCTGTTCGACGACCTGGGCGTGTCCAGCCGCAAGGAAAAGACGCTGTCCAACGGCACGGTCAGCCCGGCCGAACAGGTGGTGACGGTGGGCCGCCAGTTGACGCGCGAGCTTTACCTGGGCTACGAGTACGGCATCAGCAGCGCCGACCAGGCAGTGAAGCTGGCCTATCAGCTGTCAAAGGGCTGGTCGGTGATTCTGCGCGCCGGCACCGCGATGTCGGCGGAGTCGCGCTACACGCTGCGGTTCGATTAG
- a CDS encoding autotransporter assembly complex protein TamA, producing MPRFPFLPPRAYAPCRGLMLAACLLAAQAHAGVEYRVEIDAPSDLAQLLRDNLELTESQKDPDVDLGWLEALVKSTPDEAKKLLETEGYFGAKVDASLESGNRVRVKVSPGEPVLIDDVTIRLDGDIRQQGDYQQRLAQVLEAWTLPMGAPYRQSDWDAGKRAVLRRIQADRFPRARIVSSEARIDPATRLATLEVKLDSGPAIGFGKITVNGMKRYPQKVALGMADFNPGSPFTQDKLLAYQSALEQDPHFSSVIVSADFDHIADNRVPVTVDVVEMPRQKVELGLTYDSEEGPGVRVGYDHYNIFRRGYTGSLLLDWKRNQQAVSFGLGFPRQSDGYSHSVTSAFKSETVQGLKTDSVDAGVWRIRSRGNIEARMGVEFLKESSEAGGVLSSDTHVTQLVYGWTQRAVDDPMRPRSGYLLDGRLSGSLGQFGSTTSLVRAYGRAVGYWSPFPKYGTLVTRLEVGQVWAGDGAQVPSTLLFRAGGANSVRGYEYQSLGLSGPNGSVLGGRVVASGSLEYQIPIKPDWYLALFTDAGNAGDSWKGFQPEHANGVGVRWMSPVAPLSFDIAKAERDGKIRWNLSLGLAF from the coding sequence ATGCCACGTTTTCCCTTCCTGCCGCCGCGCGCTTACGCCCCTTGCCGAGGGCTGATGCTGGCCGCCTGCCTGCTGGCGGCCCAGGCCCATGCCGGCGTTGAATACAGGGTGGAAATCGACGCGCCGTCCGACTTGGCGCAACTGCTGCGCGACAATCTGGAGCTGACGGAAAGCCAGAAAGACCCGGATGTGGACCTGGGATGGCTGGAGGCGCTGGTGAAGAGCACGCCGGACGAGGCGAAGAAGCTGCTGGAGACCGAGGGCTATTTCGGCGCCAAGGTGGACGCCTCGCTGGAGAGCGGCAACCGGGTGCGGGTCAAGGTCAGCCCCGGCGAGCCGGTGCTGATCGACGACGTCACTATCCGGCTGGACGGCGACATACGACAGCAGGGCGATTACCAGCAGCGGCTGGCCCAGGTGCTGGAGGCGTGGACGCTGCCGATGGGCGCGCCCTATCGCCAATCGGACTGGGACGCGGGCAAGCGCGCGGTGCTGCGCAGAATCCAGGCGGATCGCTTCCCCAGGGCGCGCATCGTGTCCAGCGAGGCCAGGATAGACCCCGCCACCCGGCTCGCCACGCTGGAAGTGAAGCTGGACAGTGGCCCGGCCATCGGTTTTGGCAAGATCACCGTCAACGGCATGAAGCGCTACCCGCAGAAGGTGGCGTTGGGCATGGCGGACTTCAATCCCGGCTCGCCGTTCACCCAGGACAAGTTGTTGGCGTATCAGTCCGCGCTGGAGCAGGATCCGCATTTTTCGTCGGTGATCGTCAGTGCCGATTTCGACCATATCGCCGACAACCGCGTGCCGGTGACGGTGGACGTGGTGGAAATGCCGCGCCAGAAAGTGGAGCTGGGCCTGACCTACGACTCCGAGGAAGGCCCCGGCGTGCGGGTCGGCTACGACCACTACAATATTTTCCGCCGCGGCTACACCGGCTCGCTGCTGCTGGACTGGAAGCGGAACCAGCAGGCGGTGAGTTTCGGCCTGGGGTTCCCGCGCCAGTCGGACGGCTATTCCCACTCGGTGACCAGCGCGTTCAAGTCCGAAACGGTGCAAGGTCTGAAGACCGACAGCGTGGATGCCGGCGTGTGGCGGATACGCAGCCGCGGCAATATCGAGGCGCGGATGGGGGTGGAGTTCCTGAAGGAAAGCTCCGAAGCCGGCGGCGTGCTGAGCAGCGACACCCATGTCACCCAGCTGGTGTACGGCTGGACCCAACGCGCTGTGGACGATCCGATGCGGCCGCGCAGCGGCTATCTGCTGGATGGCAGGCTGTCCGGCTCGCTGGGGCAGTTCGGCTCCACCACTTCGCTGGTGCGCGCCTACGGCCGCGCCGTCGGCTATTGGTCGCCTTTCCCCAAATACGGCACCCTGGTCACCCGGTTGGAAGTGGGCCAGGTGTGGGCGGGAGACGGCGCCCAGGTGCCGTCCACGCTGCTGTTTCGCGCCGGCGGCGCCAACAGCGTGCGCGGCTATGAATACCAGAGCCTGGGCCTGTCCGGCCCGAACGGGTCGGTGCTGGGTGGCCGGGTGGTGGCCTCCGGCAGCCTCGAATACCAGATTCCGATCAAGCCGGACTGGTATCTGGCGCTGTTCACCGACGCCGGCAACGCCGGCGACAGCTGGAAGGGCTTCCAGCCCGAGCACGCCAATGGCGTCGGCGTGCGCTGGATGAGCCCGGTGGCGCCGCTGTCTTTCGATATCGCCAAGGCCGAGCGCGACGGCAAGATCCGTTGGAACCTCAGCCTGGGCCTGGCCTTCTGA
- a CDS encoding TetR/AcrR family transcriptional regulator: MIELFSEEAGVSTRIPGAAAAMRKAPRQARSRAMVDAIVEAGARVLDARGWAGFTTNEVAGVAGVSIGSLYQYFPDKTALVDAIRRRHFDAVLAVLRSAIDGRAAPEALVDGMIAIHRDFPALHRVLLDLPNPYASEAAHQAFLDEYLRLYGVVVARHRGPDDADGLAAHLLSSAIEGVIHNAARRGLLAEPGLRRELLVLICAYLDIAVTPAGCAAPGAGR, translated from the coding sequence ATGATTGAATTGTTTTCCGAGGAGGCAGGCGTGTCCACTCGCATTCCCGGCGCCGCGGCGGCCATGCGCAAGGCCCCGCGCCAGGCGCGTTCCCGCGCGATGGTGGACGCGATCGTCGAGGCCGGCGCTCGCGTTCTGGACGCCCGCGGCTGGGCCGGCTTCACCACCAACGAGGTGGCGGGCGTCGCCGGCGTCAGCATCGGCTCGCTGTATCAATACTTTCCCGACAAGACCGCGCTGGTCGACGCCATCCGCCGCCGCCACTTCGACGCGGTGCTGGCGGTGCTGCGTAGCGCTATCGATGGCCGGGCCGCGCCCGAGGCGCTGGTGGACGGGATGATCGCCATCCACCGCGATTTTCCGGCCTTGCACCGGGTCCTGCTCGATCTGCCCAATCCCTATGCGAGCGAGGCGGCGCACCAAGCGTTCCTGGACGAATATCTGCGGCTGTACGGCGTCGTCGTGGCCAGGCATCGCGGACCGGATGACGCGGACGGCCTCGCCGCCCACCTGCTGTCGTCGGCGATCGAGGGCGTGATCCACAACGCGGCGCGGCGCGGCCTGCTGGCCGAGCCCGGCCTGAGGCGCGAGCTGCTTGTCCTGATCTGCGCGTATCTGGACATCGCCGTCACGCCTGCCGGGTGTGCCGCGCCGGGTGCCGGGCGTTGA
- a CDS encoding DinB family protein produces MSANRLLTRMFRYQAWANEEMLAAIAGLDCECHAEERRLALRLMNHCLVVNRIFAAHLQGIPHGFAADNTPDTPEPEALRRETAALDRWYLDYAAGAAPATLAQAIPFAFTDGDNGHMTREEMLTHVVTHGGYHRGEAGRLLTQAAARHPLGVELPWDTYAVHLHRTEPARRRQGDIQSA; encoded by the coding sequence ATGAGCGCGAATCGACTATTGACGCGGATGTTCCGCTACCAGGCATGGGCCAACGAGGAAATGTTGGCGGCCATCGCCGGGCTAGACTGCGAATGCCACGCCGAGGAGCGCCGCCTGGCGCTGCGGCTGATGAACCACTGCCTGGTGGTGAACCGGATCTTCGCCGCCCATCTGCAAGGCATTCCGCATGGTTTCGCCGCCGACAACACGCCGGATACGCCGGAGCCGGAAGCGCTGCGGCGGGAGACCGCGGCGCTGGACCGCTGGTATCTGGACTACGCCGCCGGCGCCGCGCCGGCGACGCTAGCGCAAGCCATCCCCTTCGCCTTCACCGACGGCGACAACGGCCATATGACGCGCGAGGAAATGCTGACCCACGTCGTCACCCACGGCGGCTACCACCGCGGCGAAGCCGGCCGGCTGCTGACCCAGGCCGCCGCGCGCCACCCGCTGGGCGTCGAACTGCCCTGGGACACCTACGCGGTGCATCTGCATCGGACCGAGCCCGCGCGCCGGCGGCAAGGCGATATTCAATCGGCCTGA
- a CDS encoding GNAT family N-acetyltransferase, producing MLIRQIQPSDFAFISSVMDDWWGGRQVSHLLHRMFFDHFSDTGFAAVEGEEIVGFLVGFQSQSRPEIGYIHFVGVSPAARGKEIGRSLYRRFFAAARERGCLEAQAITSPGNAASIAFHQRMGFALLEGDGVEEGVPVALDYSGPGQHRARFSLPLAQAVFQATRPQAD from the coding sequence ATGCTGATCCGACAGATTCAACCCAGCGACTTCGCGTTCATTTCCTCGGTGATGGACGATTGGTGGGGCGGGCGCCAGGTGAGCCATCTGTTGCACCGCATGTTCTTCGATCATTTCTCCGATACCGGCTTCGCGGCGGTGGAGGGGGAGGAGATCGTCGGTTTCCTGGTGGGTTTCCAGTCCCAGTCGCGGCCGGAGATCGGCTACATCCATTTTGTCGGCGTGTCGCCGGCGGCCCGCGGCAAGGAGATTGGGCGCAGCTTGTACCGCCGTTTCTTCGCGGCGGCGCGCGAGCGGGGATGCTTGGAGGCGCAAGCCATCACCTCGCCGGGCAATGCGGCGTCCATCGCGTTTCACCAGCGGATGGGCTTCGCGCTGCTGGAGGGCGATGGCGTGGAGGAGGGCGTGCCGGTCGCGCTCGACTACAGCGGCCCCGGCCAGCACCGCGCGCGCTTCAGCCTGCCGTTGGCGCAAGCGGTTTTCCAAGCCACCCGGCCTCAGGCCGATTGA
- a CDS encoding GGDEF domain-containing protein, which produces MFDRSDKGIMLKAIVVAAPILLCMGLLPVLSFYIEKLQERGRTEIVEYISIAQAAMEVKFDAADLNGWQTGYAFDIVRKVEGATSDNAQARSEFLRSADNFRRDIQTLREMPLAADQRDLLDGVQRDFNAFMERDRDIIALYRSGLPAERDKASKLVMGEEIQIFTHISQNTNALAVAITLELMKKVAQSNSYGIVARWIMLVMWIIASAMAILLVRLLHKWLGQMRGLMEKLEALAGTDELTQLPNRRTWDIQIEMMLATARRYNQPIAVALFDLDHFKQFNDSYGHPEGDRLLREVAVLIKSRMRQSDLFARFGGEEFVLALMDCDLPQAVIRIDSLRRNLPDNQTFSVGVTLWMEGERIHSTLARADKALYLAKNGGRDRVVSVEPPAGKGEER; this is translated from the coding sequence ATGTTCGACAGAAGCGACAAAGGCATCATGCTGAAGGCCATCGTGGTGGCCGCCCCCATCCTGCTGTGCATGGGCCTGCTGCCCGTGTTGTCCTTTTATATCGAAAAGCTGCAGGAGCGGGGCCGAACAGAAATCGTCGAGTACATTTCGATCGCCCAGGCGGCGATGGAGGTGAAGTTCGACGCCGCCGACCTGAACGGCTGGCAAACCGGCTACGCCTTCGACATCGTGCGCAAGGTGGAAGGCGCCACCAGCGACAACGCGCAAGCCCGGTCGGAATTCCTGCGCTCGGCCGACAACTTCCGCCGCGACATCCAGACGCTGCGGGAGATGCCGCTGGCCGCCGACCAACGCGACCTGCTGGACGGCGTGCAGCGCGATTTCAACGCCTTCATGGAGCGGGACCGCGACATCATCGCCCTGTACCGCTCCGGCCTGCCCGCCGAGCGCGACAAGGCATCCAAGCTGGTGATGGGCGAAGAGATCCAGATCTTCACCCATATTTCGCAAAACACCAACGCGCTGGCGGTAGCCATCACGCTTGAACTGATGAAGAAAGTCGCGCAGTCCAACTCCTATGGCATCGTCGCGCGCTGGATCATGCTGGTGATGTGGATCATCGCCAGCGCGATGGCCATCCTGCTGGTGCGGCTGCTGCACAAGTGGCTGGGACAGATGCGCGGCCTGATGGAAAAGCTGGAGGCCCTGGCCGGCACCGACGAACTGACCCAGCTGCCCAACCGCCGCACCTGGGACATCCAGATCGAAATGATGCTGGCCACCGCCCGCCGCTACAACCAACCCATCGCGGTGGCGCTGTTCGATCTAGACCATTTCAAACAATTCAACGACAGCTACGGCCACCCAGAAGGCGACCGCCTGCTGCGCGAGGTGGCGGTGCTGATCAAATCAAGGATGCGGCAGTCGGACCTGTTCGCCCGCTTCGGCGGCGAGGAATTCGTGCTGGCGCTGATGGACTGCGACCTGCCCCAGGCGGTGATCCGCATCGACTCGCTGCGCCGAAACCTGCCGGACAACCAGACTTTCTCGGTCGGCGTCACCTTGTGGATGGAAGGCGAGCGGATACACAGCACGCTGGCGCGGGCGGACAAGGCGCTGTACCTGGCCAAAAACGGCGGCCGGGACCGGGTGGTGAGCGTGGAGCCGCCGGCGGGAAAGGGCGAGGAGCGCTAG
- a CDS encoding HAD family hydrolase produces the protein MTLPQAVFFDLDNTLVHRAASIDLYAERFWRDFGHAIASGGEEWVAEVIKRCDNGGYLPAGSPFASIKQAVSHGLKTEMAWRQDVEQEALLAHWERWNAVCTAAMPGAAEAVAALLAQGVCIGVISNGSHRTRLEKVARLPFASAIELTVSSESAGVKKPDTAIFQLAAEALGVRPEDCWYVGDHPVNDVLGAARAGMTPVWLSGFHPWPDGMTQPSRRISSLVQLAERLV, from the coding sequence ATGACTCTGCCGCAAGCCGTTTTCTTCGACCTCGACAACACCCTGGTGCATCGCGCCGCCAGCATAGACCTGTACGCGGAGCGGTTCTGGCGCGACTTTGGCCATGCCATCGCTTCCGGCGGAGAAGAGTGGGTGGCAGAGGTGATCAAGCGTTGCGACAACGGCGGCTACCTGCCGGCCGGCTCGCCCTTCGCCTCGATCAAGCAGGCGGTTTCCCATGGTCTGAAAACCGAGATGGCTTGGCGGCAAGATGTGGAGCAGGAGGCGCTGCTGGCGCATTGGGAGCGCTGGAACGCGGTTTGCACCGCGGCGATGCCCGGCGCGGCGGAGGCGGTTGCCGCTCTTCTGGCGCAGGGCGTCTGCATCGGGGTGATTTCCAACGGCAGCCACCGCACCCGGTTGGAGAAAGTGGCGCGGTTGCCGTTCGCGTCGGCTATCGAATTGACGGTCAGCTCCGAATCGGCCGGCGTGAAAAAGCCGGATACGGCGATTTTCCAGCTGGCGGCCGAGGCGCTTGGGGTGAGGCCAGAGGATTGCTGGTATGTCGGCGACCATCCGGTCAATGACGTGCTGGGTGCGGCGCGCGCCGGGATGACGCCGGTGTGGCTGAGCGGCTTTCATCCCTGGCCGGACGGCATGACGCAGCCATCACGCCGGATATCTTCGCTGGTTCAATTGGCTGAGCGGCTGGTCTAG